AGGTCACGCTCACCGTCTCCATCCCGGACGTCGGCACGGAGACCGCGCGTGAACTCGTGGAGCAGGCCCACCAGGTCTGCCCGTACTCCAACGCCACGCGCGGCAACATCAAGGTCGACCTCGTCGTCGCCTGACCCCGCCGCACCACGGCGAGGCCGCACCCCCCGGACACCCACTGGCGGCGTCCGGGGGGTGCGCACGTACCCTGGCGCCATGAGTGATCTCGGGGCCGGATTCGGCTACTTGCTGAAGGGGCAGCGCTGGGTCGTCCGGCACGGCCGCTGGTTCGGTTTCGGGCTGCTGCCGGGGCTGATCACCCTCGTCCTGTACCTCGGAGCACTCGTCGGACTCGCCTACGGCGCCGACGACTTGGCCGACTGGTCCACCCCGTTCGCCGACGACTGGTCGTCGCCCTGGCTCGGCCTGCTCCGCAACACGCTGACCGTACTGGTCTTCGCCTTCGGGCTGTTCCTCGCCGTCATCACCTTCACCGCCGTCACGCTCCTGGTGGGCCAGCCGTTCTACGAGTCGCTCTCCGAGGAGGTCGACCGCAGCGAGGGCGGCGAGGTCCCCGAGTCCGGGCTGCCGCTCTGGCGCGAACTCTGGCTCTCCGCGCGGGACTCCGTCCGCATCCTGGTGCGGGTCTCCCTCTACGGCATCCTCCTCTTCGCCCTCGGGTTCATCCCGGTGGCCGGACAGACCGTCGTGCCCGCCCTCGGCTTCTGCGTCTCCGGCTACTTCCTCGCCGAGGAACTCACCTCCGTGGCCCTTCAGCGCCGGGGACGCGACCTGCGCGCCCGTCTGGCGCTGCTGCGCGGCCGGCGGACGCTGGTGCTGGGCTTCGGCGTCCCCCTGACGCTCGCCTTCCTGATCCCGGTCGTCGCGGTGTTCCTGATGCCGGGCGCCGTGGCCGGGGCGACCCTGCTGGTGCGCGACCTCGTCGGCGCGGAGGACGCGGAGGACGCGCAGGGTCCGCAGAACGCGCAGGACGCCTCCGGCGCAACGGTCCCGCCGGTCACCTCGCTCCTGAAGCCCGAGGACGACTGAGGGGCTGAAGCGGCTTCCGGCCCCCGGGGCCCGGCAGGCGTCCGCTCTCCCCGTGCGGCCCGGTCCGCCTCCGTACGCGACCGAGTGCGTTGATTTGGGGCGTAGTTGGCGCGGTGGTCGCCTCGGCGTCTCCTGGCTGACGGAGAGTACGGAGCTGCCCCGTCCCTCCGCACGCGTTCCGGGGCCGGGGGTCGCGCGAGTCGGCACCCGGCCCCGCCAGGAGCCGCCCCATGACCAGCGCGACCTCCGTCGACATACGTTCCCGTCCGGTGGACGGCACGGCAGGACCCGCTCCCGGCGGGGCCCCCGCCCACCGGACGGACATCCAGGGCCTACGGGCCGTCGCCGTGGGGCTGGTGGTGCTCTCGCACGCCGGAGTGGCCGGGGTGGCCGGCGGCTATGTGGGCGTCGACGTCTTCTTCGTGATCTCCGGCTTCCTGATCACCACCCTGCTGCTGCGCGAACACGCCGCCACCGGACGGGTGTCGCTCCGCGCCTTCTACGCCCGCCGCGCACTGCGGCTGCTGCCGGCCGCCTCGCTGGTGACCGTCCTGACCCTGGCCGGGGCCTGGACGTTCCTGTCGAAGGCACGCCTCGCCGAGTACGCGGGAGACGCGCTCAGCAGCGCGCTGTACCTGGTCAACTTCCGCCTGGCGCGGTCCGGTACGGACTATCTGGCGCAGGACAGCCCGCCGTCCCCGTTCCAGCACTTCTGGTCGCTGGCCGTGGAGGAGCAGTTCTACCTGGGGTGGCCGCTGCTCCTGCTGCTGGCCCTGCGTCTCGCCCGGGGGCGTTACGCGCGGGTGGCCCTGCCGCTCGGGGCGGTCTGCCTGGGGTCGTTCGCGCTGAGCGTCCTGCTCACCCGCTCCTCGGCCTCCTGGGCGTACTTCGGCACCCCCGCACGGGCCTGGGAGCTGGGCGCCGGAGCCATGACGGCCCTCGCGGCCGGCCGGCCGGGGCCTGTACCGGCCCCGGGCCGGTCGCGCCCGTGGTTCGCCGCCGCACTGAGCTGGTCCGGCCTGGCCTGCGTGCTCGTCGCGGCCCTCCGGTACGACGACGCGACCCCGTTCCCCGGCCACCACGCCGCGTTGCCGGTGCTCGGCACCGTCCTGGTCCTCGGCGCGGGCGCCGCGCCCGCCCGGTACGGTGCCGGGCTGCTACTGGGCCGGCGGCCCCTGGTGTGGGCCGGCGGACTCTCGTACGGCTGGTACCTCTGGCACTGGCCGCTGCTGGTGATCGGCCCGATGGCGCTCGGCGGCGACGGCGGGGTACCCACGGCGCTCGCGCTGTGCGCGGTCGCCCTCGTCCTGGCCTGGCTGACCCTCCACCTGGTGGAGAACCCGGTCCGCTTCCACCGGGCGTTCGGGGGGCACCCCCGCCGGGCCCTGATGCTGGGCGCCGGGCTCGCGGCAGGGATCACGGCGCTGGCGCTGACGGCCGCCGCCGTGCCGCCGGTGATCGAGACGGGCCCGCCGGCACCGGCCCTCGCCCGGGAGCTGGCCGGGGCCCCGGACCCGGCGGCGCGGCTGACCCGGCTCATCGCCGCCGCACCGGCCGAACTCCCCGCCAACCTCGCCCCCGGCCCGGCCGGGGTGAAGGCGGCCCGGTCCGCCGTCTACCGCGACGGCTGCCAGGCCTCCTACGACAGTACGGAGGTACGGCCCTGCGTCTACGGGGACCCGGCCGGCTCCCGGACCGTGGTGCTCTTCGGCGACTCCCACGCCGCCCAGTGGTTCCCCGCCTTCCAGCGCCTGGCCACCGACCACCACTGGAGGCTGGTCTCCCTGACCAAGGCGTCCTGCAAGGCCGCCGAGGTCACCATCATCAGCGCCCACCGGCCGTACACCGCCTGCGACACCTGGCGGAAGAAGGCCCTCGCACGGATCGAGTCCCTCCACCCCGACCTGGTCGTCGTCACCTCGTCGGACGCGGGAGACCCCTACCGCCCCACCGCCGACCCGCTCGGCCAGTGGACGGGCGGCTTCGAGACCGTCTACCGGCGGCTGGCCGCCCACGGCACCCGCGTCGCCGCCCTCCTCGACACCCCGTGGCCCAAGGGCGACCCGGTGGACTGCGCCGCGGACAACTCCACCCGGCTGCGGGCCTGCGGCACCACCCTCTCCGCCGCGATCCACGACCCGGTGCGCTCCCGGGCCGTGCGCTCCGCGGCCTCGGCGACCGGCGCCACTCTCATCGACCCGCGGGCCTGGGTCTGCGACACCCGCGCCGGTCGCTGCCCCGTCGTCGTCGGCAACGTCTCCGTCTACCGCGACACCAGCCACCTCTCGGACGGCTACACGACCGCGCTGGCCCCGGTGCTGGAGCCGGTGATCGAGGGACTGCTGGAATCCAGGCCCTGAGCCCCGCCCGCTCGGGCCCGGCAGTCCCTCAGGCCCCGACGTACGCCGCCAGATGCTCGCCCGTCAGGGTGGAGCGGGCGGCGACCAGATCGGCCGGGGTGCCCTCGAAGACGATGCGCCCGCCGTCGTGGCCCGCCCCGGGACCGAGGTCGACGATCCAGTCGGCGTGCGCCATGACCGCCTGGTGGTGCTCCACCACGATCACCGACTTGCCGGAGTCCACGAGCCGGTCGAGCAGTCCGAGCAACTGCTCGACATCGGCGAGGTGCAGACCCGTGGTCGGCTCGTCGAGCAGATAGATCCCGCCCTTCTCGCCCATGTGCGTCGCCAGCTTGAGGCGTTGGCGCTCACCGCCGGAGAGCGTCGTCAACGGCTGCCCCAGGGTGAGGTATCCGAGCCCGACGTCCACCAGCCGGCCGAGGATCCGCTCCGCGGCCGGGGTCGCCGCCTCGCCCTCGGCGAAGAACTCCCGTGCCTCGGCTGCCGACATGGCGAGCACCTCGCTGATGTCCCGCCCACCGAGCCGGTATTCCAGCACCGAATCCTGGTAACGGCGCCCCTCGCACTCCTCGCAGACCGAGGCGACACCCGCCATCATCGCCAGATCGGTGTAGACGACGCCGATGCCGTTGCAACCGGCGCACGCACCCTCGGAGTTGGCGCTGAAGAGTGCCGGCTTCACGCCGTTGGCCTTCGCGAACGCCTTGCGGACCGGGTCCAGCAGTCCGGTGTACGTCGCCGGATTGCTGCGCCGCGAACCCCGGATCGGGCTCTGGTCCACCGACACCACGTCCCCGCCCCCGGCCTGCCGCGGCAGCGCCCCGTGCACCAGCGAACTCTTGCCGGAACCGGCGACCCCGGTGACGACCGTGAGCACCCCGAGCGGGAGGTCCACGTCCACGTCCCGCAGGTTGTGCGCGCAGGCGCCCCGGATCTCCAGGGCCCCGGTGGGCTCCCGCACCTCGTCCTTCAGCTTCGCCCGGTCGTCGAAGTGGCGGCCGGTGACCGTGTCGCTCTTCCGCAGTCCCTCCACGGTCCCCTCGAAGCAGACCGTGCCGCCGGCCGCACCGGCGCCGGGACCCAGGTCCACCACATGGTCGGCGATGGAGATCGTCTCCGGCTTGTGCTCCACCACGAGCACCGTGTTGCCCTTGTCCCGCAGCCGCAGCAGCAGGTCGTTCATCCGCTGGATGTCGTGCGGGTGCAGCCCGACGGTCGGCTCGTCGAAGACGTACGTGACGTCGGTGAGCGAGGAACCGAGATGGCGGACCATCTTCACGCGCTGCGCCTCACCGCCGGAGAGCGTGCCGGCCGGACGGTCGAGCGAGAGGTAGCCGAGGCCGATCTCCACGAACGAGTCGAGGGTCCGCCCCAGCGCGGTGAGCAGCGGCGCCACCGAGGGCTCGTCCAGAGCGGCCACCCACGCGGCGAGATCGCTGATCTGCATCGTGCAGGCGTCGGCGATGGAGAGGCGTGCGATCTTCGAGGACCGCGCGCCCTCGCTGAGCCGGGTGCCCTCGCACTCGGGGCAGGTGTCGAAGGTCACCGCCCGCTCCACGAACGCCCGGACGTGCGGCTGGAGCGACTCCTTGTCCTTGGAGAGGAAGGACTTCTGGATCTTGGGGATCAGCCCCTCGTAGGTGAGGTTGACGCCCTCGACCTTCACCTTGGTGGGCTCCCGGTGCAGGAAGTCCCGCATCTCCTTCTCGGTG
The DNA window shown above is from Streptomyces sp. NBC_00247 and carries:
- a CDS encoding acyltransferase family protein; protein product: MTSATSVDIRSRPVDGTAGPAPGGAPAHRTDIQGLRAVAVGLVVLSHAGVAGVAGGYVGVDVFFVISGFLITTLLLREHAATGRVSLRAFYARRALRLLPAASLVTVLTLAGAWTFLSKARLAEYAGDALSSALYLVNFRLARSGTDYLAQDSPPSPFQHFWSLAVEEQFYLGWPLLLLLALRLARGRYARVALPLGAVCLGSFALSVLLTRSSASWAYFGTPARAWELGAGAMTALAAGRPGPVPAPGRSRPWFAAALSWSGLACVLVAALRYDDATPFPGHHAALPVLGTVLVLGAGAAPARYGAGLLLGRRPLVWAGGLSYGWYLWHWPLLVIGPMALGGDGGVPTALALCAVALVLAWLTLHLVENPVRFHRAFGGHPRRALMLGAGLAAGITALALTAAAVPPVIETGPPAPALARELAGAPDPAARLTRLIAAAPAELPANLAPGPAGVKAARSAVYRDGCQASYDSTEVRPCVYGDPAGSRTVVLFGDSHAAQWFPAFQRLATDHHWRLVSLTKASCKAAEVTIISAHRPYTACDTWRKKALARIESLHPDLVVVTSSDAGDPYRPTADPLGQWTGGFETVYRRLAAHGTRVAALLDTPWPKGDPVDCAADNSTRLRACGTTLSAAIHDPVRSRAVRSAASATGATLIDPRAWVCDTRAGRCPVVVGNVSVYRDTSHLSDGYTTALAPVLEPVIEGLLESRP
- a CDS encoding EI24 domain-containing protein, with the protein product MSDLGAGFGYLLKGQRWVVRHGRWFGFGLLPGLITLVLYLGALVGLAYGADDLADWSTPFADDWSSPWLGLLRNTLTVLVFAFGLFLAVITFTAVTLLVGQPFYESLSEEVDRSEGGEVPESGLPLWRELWLSARDSVRILVRVSLYGILLFALGFIPVAGQTVVPALGFCVSGYFLAEELTSVALQRRGRDLRARLALLRGRRTLVLGFGVPLTLAFLIPVVAVFLMPGAVAGATLLVRDLVGAEDAEDAQGPQNAQDASGATVPPVTSLLKPEDD
- a CDS encoding excinuclease ABC subunit UvrA, with amino-acid sequence MSRAQGTDRRSAAERGADGHDLIRVHGARVNNLKDVHVELPKRRLTVFTGVSGSGKSSLVFGTVAAESQRLINETYSAFVQGFMPTQARPEVDVLDGLTTAILVDQQRLGGDPRSTVGTATDANAMLRILFSRLGEPHIGPPSAYAFNVPSVRASGAITVERGNKKAVKATFNRTGGMCPRCEGRGTVSDIDLTQLYDDSKSLAEGAFTIPGWKSDSFWTVRVYAGSGFLDPDKPIRDFTEKEMRDFLHREPTKVKVEGVNLTYEGLIPKIQKSFLSKDKESLQPHVRAFVERAVTFDTCPECEGTRLSEGARSSKIARLSIADACTMQISDLAAWVAALDEPSVAPLLTALGRTLDSFVEIGLGYLSLDRPAGTLSGGEAQRVKMVRHLGSSLTDVTYVFDEPTVGLHPHDIQRMNDLLLRLRDKGNTVLVVEHKPETISIADHVVDLGPGAGAAGGTVCFEGTVEGLRKSDTVTGRHFDDRAKLKDEVREPTGALEIRGACAHNLRDVDVDLPLGVLTVVTGVAGSGKSSLVHGALPRQAGGGDVVSVDQSPIRGSRRSNPATYTGLLDPVRKAFAKANGVKPALFSANSEGACAGCNGIGVVYTDLAMMAGVASVCEECEGRRYQDSVLEYRLGGRDISEVLAMSAAEAREFFAEGEAATPAAERILGRLVDVGLGYLTLGQPLTTLSGGERQRLKLATHMGEKGGIYLLDEPTTGLHLADVEQLLGLLDRLVDSGKSVIVVEHHQAVMAHADWIVDLGPGAGHDGGRIVFEGTPADLVAARSTLTGEHLAAYVGA